The Setaria italica strain Yugu1 chromosome IX, Setaria_italica_v2.0, whole genome shotgun sequence genome has a window encoding:
- the LOC101785650 gene encoding conserved oligomeric Golgi complex subunit 6 gives MAAALAPGVSRKLKKVLETRTDSPDLLASLGALSTFYVQNTPQARRNLKSSIEQRALAINRHFLDASLPAHKALDRVEGEVHALNDSWKKIEEALNSCSASTGDIISTTERMQQELEVITQRQEIVSCFLRDYQLSNEEINALREEDIDEKFFKALLHVQEIHSNCKVLLRTHHQRAGLELMDMMSVYQEGAYERLCRWVQAECKKLGDTDNPEVSELLKKAVRCLKERPVLFKYCAEEVANMRHHALFRRFISALTRGGPGGLPRPIEVHAHDPLRYVGEMLGWLHQALASERELIVVLLDPDAMTDSGPASRRQSGRDGDSSRGESDVTFVLDRIFEGACRPFKVRVEQVLQSQPSLIVSFKLSNTLEFYGYTIAELLGEDTALCNTIWSLRDAAQQTFFSILKSRGEKLLRYPPLVAVDLSPPPAVREGISLLLALIDTYNSMMVPASGKRPNFDPVISALLDPIIQMCEQAAEAQKSKGSLARRGRTSSDPSGNSRDSISVDAILSKNLSTSVLSAESSSKVYLVNCLSAIQEPLKGQEVATSYVNNLSSMIEAHVRALVDKEVDSILRKCGLSNKMPYIKDYGNSDDAKALADVVETSPQMLLECLKAFYGIVTGTEGSLPEFEQLQVPRLRSDACYGLARALAETHELIYKAVMDPKNNYPDPRSLAKHSPEQIRTILEI, from the exons atggcggcggcgctggctcCGGGGGTGTCCCGGAAGCTGAAGAAGGTGCTGGAGACGCGGACGGACAGCCCGGATCTGCTGGCCTCGCTGGGCGCGCTCTCCACCTTCTACGTGCAGAACACCCCGCAGGCGCGCCGCAACCTCAAGTCCTCCATTGAGCAGCGCGCGCTCGCCATCAACCGCCACTTCCTCGACGCCTCGCTCCCCGCTCACAAG GCGCTCGATCGCGTCGAGGGGGAGGTGCACGCGCTGAATGACTCCTGGAAGAA gaTCGAGGAAGCATTGAACAGTTGCagtgcaagcaccggggatatCATTAGTACAACGGAGAGGATGCAACAGGAACTTGAAGTTATCACTCAGCGGCAGGAAATTGTGTCATGTTTCCTGCGGGATTACCAGCTATCAAATGAAGAG ATAAATGCACTTCGCGAGGAAGACATAGATGAGAAATTCTTCAAAGCATTACTGCATGTTCAGGAAATACACTCAAACTGCAAGGTCCTGTTGCGAACACACCACCAG CGTGCTGGTTTGGAGCTTATGGATATGATGTCTGTGTACCAAGAGGGTGCTTATGAAAGATTATGCAG GTGGGTTCAAGCTGAGTGTAAAAAGTTAGGTGATACCGACAATCCTGAAGTAAGCGAACTTTTGAAAAAGGCTGTTCGCTGCCTGAAGGAAAGACCTGTTCTTTTCAAGTATTGTGCAGAGGAG GTGGCCAACATGAGACACCATGCCTTGTTCAGGCGGTTTATAAGTGCTCTTACTAGAGGTGGACCTGGAGGGCTCCCAAGACCAATAGAAGTGCATGCCCATGATCCTCTTCGTTATGTAGGCGAAATGCTGGGTTGGCTACATCAG GCCCTGGCATCAGAAAGAGAGCTCATAGTTGTCTTGCTTGACCCTGATGCAATGACCGACAGTGGTCCAGCTTCTCGACGTCAGTCTGGGAGAGATGGTGATTCCTCCAGAGGAGAGTCTGATGTAACTTTTGTGCTTGATAGAATATTTGAAGGGGCATGTCGGCCATTTAAAGTTCGAGTTGAGCAAGTTTTGCAGTCACAACCAAGCCTGATAGTTTCTTTTAAACTTAGCAATACCTTGGAATTCTACGGCTACACG ATAGCAGAACTGCTGGGCGAAGACACTGCACTGTGCAATACAATATGGTCTCTTAGAGATGCAGCACAGCAGACATTCTTCAGTATCCTGAAGAGTCGAGGAGAGAAGTTATTGCGATATCCTCCACTTGTTGCAGTCGACCTCTCTCCCCCGCCAGCTGTTAGAGAAGGAATATCTTTGCTGCTTGCGCTCATAGATACCTACAATAGCATGATGGTTCCTGCCTCTGGAAAAAGACCAAACTTTGATCCTGTTATTTCTGCATTACTGGATCCTATAATTCAG ATGTGTGAGCAAGCTGCAGAGGCACAAAAATCAAAAGGTTCACTTGCACGGCGTGGTAGAACGAGCTCTGATCCTAGTGGAAATAGCAGAGATTCGATATCAGTTGATGCTATTCTGTCTAAGAATTTATCTACATCGGTTCTG AGCGCTGAGTCTTCATCCAAAGTCTACCTCGTCAACTGCTTATCAGCTATTCAGGAACCATTGAAGGGCCAGGAGGTTGCTACAAGCTATGTAAACAATCTGAGTTCTATGATTGAAGCGCATGTACGAGCCCTTGTAGATAAAGAAGTTGACAGCATTCTTAGGAAATGTGGACTGTCAAATAAGATGCCATACATAAAGGACTACGGCAACAGTGATGATGCCAAGGCTCTGGCAGATGTTGTTGAGACATCACCACAAATGCTTCTGGAATGCTTGAAGGCATTCTATGGCATCGTGACTGGAACAGAAGGTTCCTTGCCTGAATTCGAGCAACTGCAGGTTCCAAGGTTACGTTCAGATGCCTGCTATGGTTTGGCAAGAGCTCTAGCAGAAACTCATGAGCTCATTTATAAGGCGGTGATGGATCCAAAGAACAACTATCCTGACCCAAGGTCATTGGCTAAACACTCGCCTGAGCAGATAAGAACTATACTGGAAATATGA
- the LOC101786330 gene encoding nuclear pore complex protein NUP133 isoform X2 translates to MFSPAIRKPHLLHRRDREEASPSPPPAAPTHSPSPRGFAIPDRPATGTPAPWTSSSLLARISASKRTEKAGDSDQIQPVHVAEFPQVVRNAQAGLLQKNFSGKNMFAGGIDKETSLAWMICGNELFIWNYSASVAKDCLVLDVPSSLIGYKDVKPLPGIQWTVCIMRWHSSGASTRNSGEILYRKSSTGVILCNKRTQAVAYWPDIYAEFNRSLVLSSPFDELSASDGASDRFRFNSIIAAAVPGGTHECIAIASEPTGALWLFKCSPEGIRQEKVLRDTLGDGGADHSQKSNGGRSLAWLPSNVSSEGSDRKFFLLTNNEVQCWSVSLLHDINIKKLGSQEIVGTDGDASIKKDIAGQKNIWLLDMQIDEHGKEFSILVATFCKDRVSGSNYTQYSLLTMLYKPNQKFSSEDNVVKVERFLEKKAPSQVIIPKARVEDEEFLFSMRLRTGGKPSGSVIILSGDGTATVAIYWRGSTRLYQFDLPWDSGKVLDASVIPSPEDGDEGAWVVLTEKAGVWAIPEKAVLVGGVEPPERSLSRKGSCNEAVAEEKRRTQVFSASVAPRRVSSEAWSAGERQRPPLTGIAQQAVVDEESEMLLSRLFHDFIISGAVNEALQKLRDAGAFDKEGEMNIFVRMSKSIVNTLAKHWTTTREAEFLASTIVSSLVEKQQKHEKFLQFLVLSKCHEELTSKQRAAMLTIMEHGEKLSGMIQLRELHNALIQQRSSTHLSPQLKTQATGALWNLIQLVGEKARRNTVLLMDRDNAEVFYSRVSDIEDLFYCLSHQLQYIISREEHPSVQMQRALELANACSTLVHAALHYRKEHKEWYPSPEGLITWNSHLVVRSGIWSLASFVMELLGEFGAADMTMKSNLWSQLEGLTDILLEAYIGLLTAKFERGDEHGVLVQEYCERRDELLRSLYNLAKQIVEAKYQESRDGKDNLDLKESIFREVISPILATAKRHEGYQTLWQICSDLNDSVLLRSLMHDSVGPHGGFSFFVFKELVNSRQYSKLLRLGEEFQEELASFLKDRNDLLWLHEICLNQFSSASETLHTYALRGSPDEDASVTTSRKPLSFAERRRLLYLSKIAATAGKDIDYEAKVARIEADMWILKLQEEIVQHDPEYAQVKYTTTLLDPSELIEMCLKRDQELSLKAFEVFASTSSSFRSSNRGLLEACWTNATNQDDWLKLSQASTSEGWSDEVIQESLQGTVLFKASRLCYSPDSVVYDGTFEDVLPVKKEDVHLRGLESKCLSVEEVLMQHKDFPDAGKLMMTAVIMGKEVSYTAAEPVEMES, encoded by the exons ATGTTCTCGCCGGCGATCAGGAAGCCACACCTCCTCCACCGCAGGGACAGGGAGGAGGCGTCCCCTTCACCTCCACCTGCTGCTCCTACCCACTCCCCGTCGCCTCGCGGATTCGCCATCCCCGACCGCCCCGCTACCGGAACCCCGGCCCCTTGgacctcctcctctctcctcgcTAG AATTTCGGCATCGAAACGAACTGAAAAGGCGGGTGATTCGGACCAGATCCAACCGGTGCACGTAGCAGAGTTTCCCCAAGTCGTTCGGAATGCCCAAGCCGGCCTTCTACAGAAGAATTTCTCTG GCAAGAACATGTTTGCTGGTGGCATTGATAAAGAAACATCCCTTGCGTGGATGATATGTGGAAATGAGCTTTTTATCTGGAACTACTCGGCTTCTGTTGCTAAAGACTGTCTTGTCCTTGACGTTCCATCTTCTCTGATTGGATACAAAGACGTGAAACCCCTCCCCGGTATTCAGTGGACAGTTTGTATAATGAGATGGCATAGTAGCGGTGCATCAACAAGAAACAGTGGAGAGATATTGTATAGAAAAAGTTCTACTGGTGTTATCCTCTGCAACAAAAGAACACAAGCTGTTGCTTATTGGCCTGACATCTATGCTGAATTTAATAGGAGTCTTGTCCTTAGTTCACCGTTTGATGAGCTGTCTGCAAGTGATGGTGCATCTGATCGTTTCAGGTTTAATTCGATTATTGCAGCTGCAGTTCCAGGAGGCACTCACGAGTGTATTGCAATAGCTTCTGAGCCTACAGGTGCTTTGTGGTTGTTCAAGTGTTCACCAGAAGGAATTCGTCAAGAAAAAGTCCTCAGAGATACATTAGGAGATGGTGGTGCGGATCATTCTCAGAAAAGTAATGGTGGAAGGTCATTGGCTTGGCTGCCAAGTAATGTATCATCGGAGGGTTCTGATCGGAAGTTCTTTTTGTTGACAAACAATGAGGTGCAATGTTGGAGTGTCTCACTCTTGCATGACATCAATATAAAAAAATTAGGGTCTCAGGAAATTGTTGGTACTGATGGCGATGCGAGCATAAAGAAAGATATAGCTGGGCAAAAAAATATATGGCTTTTGGACATGCAGATAGATGAGCATGGGAAGGAATTTAGCATTCTTGTTGCTACATTTTGCAAAGATAGGGTTAGTGGGTCGAACTACACTCAGTATTCTCTTCTGACGATGCTGTACAAACCTAACCAGAAGTTTTCATCTGAAGATAATGTAGTTAAAGTTGAAAGGTTTTTGGAGAAAAAAGCTCCCTCTCAGGTGATTATTCCTAAGGCTagagtagaggatgaagaattCTTGTTCTCGATGAGGCTAAGAACTGGTGGTAAGCCTTCTGGTTCTGTAATCATCCTGTCAGGTGATGGAACAGCAACAGTGGCCATATATTGGAGAGGTTCGACCCGACTTTATCAGTTTGATTTGCCTTGGGATTCTGGAAAGGTCCTGGATGCTTCCGTTATCCCATCACCTGAGGATGGAGATGAAGGTGCTTGGGTTGTCCTGACAGAAAAGGCAGGAGTCTGGGCGATTCCTGAAAAAGCTGTATTAGTTGGTGGAGTTGAACCACCAGAGCGCAGCTTGTCACGAAAAGGTAGTTGTAATGAAGCAGTTGCTGAGGAGAAAAGAAGAACTCAAGTCTTCAGTGCCAGTGTTGCTCCCAGGAGAGTTAGCTCTGAGGCTTGGAGTGCTGGAGAGAGGCAAAGGCCTCCTTTAACTGGAATAGCTCAGCAGGCTGTGGTTGATGAAGAGTCAGAAATGCTACTGAGTCGGTTATTTCATGATTTTATAATCTCTGGTGCAGTTAATGAGGCACTTCAAAAGCTTAGAGATGCAGGAGCGTTTGACAAAGAGGGTGAGATGAATATATTTGTTAGGATGAGCAAATCAATTGTAAACACATTAGCTAAACACTGGACAACAACCAGAGAAGCTGAATTTCTTGCCTCAACAATTGTTTCATCCCTTGTTGAGAAGCAGCAAAAACATGAGAAATTCCTCCAGTTTCTTGTCTTGTCAAAGTGCCATGAAGAACTCACTTCAAAGCAAA GAGCTGCAATGCTAACTATCATGGAGCATGGTGAAAAGCTTTCTGGAATGATTCAGCTTAGGGAATTACATAACGCTCTCATCCAGCAGCGCTCAAGTACTCATTTATCACCTCAGTTAAAAACCCAAGCCACTGGTGCCCTTTGGAACCTTATTCAGTTGGTTGGTGAGAAAGCTCGAAGAAACACAGTTCTCTTAATGGATCGCGATAATGCAGAAGTGTTCTATAGTAGAGTTTCTGATATAGAGGATCTATTTTATTGCTTATCTCATCAGCTTCAATACATCATTAGTAGAGAAGAACACCCTTCTGTTCAGATGCAACGTGCACTTGAGTTAGCAAATGCTTGCAGCACCTTAGTTCATGCTGCATTGCACTACAGGAAGGAGCACAAGGAGTGGTATCCTTCTCCTGAAGGACTGATAACATGGAACAGCCACCTTGTTGTACGGTCTGGAATATGGAGTTTAGCATCATTTGTTATGGAGCTTTTGGGAGAATTTGGAGCTGCAGACATGACAATGAAGTCTAATCTATGGTCTCAGCTGGAGGGACTCACAGATATTCTACTGGAGGCATATATAGGTCTTTTAACTGCCAAATTTGAACGTGGTGATGAACATGGTGTGCTAGTCCAAGAATATTGTGAAAGGAGAGATGAACTTCTCAGGTCACTCTACAACCTTGCTAAACAAATAGTGGAGGCAAAATACCAG GAGTCAAGAGATGGTAAAGACAATTTGGATCTGAAAGAATCTATATTTAGAGAGGTTATTTCTCCAATTTTGGCAACTGCCAAACGGCATGAAGGATACCAAACACTGTGGCAGATTTGCTCTGACCTCAATGATTCAGTTCTCCTCCGTAGTCTAATG CATGATAGTGTAGGGCCGCATGGGGGATTCAGTTTCTTTGTATTTAAAGAGCTAGTCAACAGCAGACAATACTCTAAGCTGTTAAGGCTGGGTGAAGAATTCCAGGAAGAGCTAGCTAGTTTTCTGAAAGACCGGAATGATCTTCTGTGGCTTCATGAGATATGCTTAAACCAGTTCTCATCTGCTTCTGAGACTCTTCATACCTATGCTTTGCGTGGCAGTCCTGATGAAGATGCTAGTGTCACAACCAGCAGAAAGCCACTGTCCTTTGCTGAAAGAAGACGTCTTCTTTATCTCTCTAAAATTGCTGCAACAGCAG GTAAGGATATTGACTATGAAGCGAAGGTTGCACGGATAGAAGCAGACATGTGGATTCTAAAATTGCAG GAAGAAATTGTTCAGCATGATCCAGAATATGCACAAGTCAAATATACAACCACATTGCTTGATCCATCAGAACTGATTGAGATGTGCCTGAAGAGAGACCAAGAGCTCTCCCTTAAAGCCTTTGAAGTATTTGCTTCGACAAGCTCATCGTTCCGAAGCTCCAACAGAGGCCTTCTTGAGGCATGCTGGACGAATGCAACCAACCAGGATGATTGGCTGAAGCTTTCGCAGGCATCCACTTCAGAAGGTTGGAGCGACGAAGTCATCCAAGAATCTCTTCAAGGAACTGTCCTTTTCAAAGCTTCCAGGTTGTGTTATAGCCCTGATTCGGTGGTGTATGATGGCACTTTTGAGGATGTGCTGCCTGTGAAGAAAGAGGATGTACATCTGAGAGGTTTGGAGAGCAAATGCTTGTCAGTGGAGGAAGTGCTGATGCAGCACAAGGATTTTCCAGATGCTGGTAAATTGATGATGACTGCAGTGATTATGGGCAAGGAGGTATCTTACACAGCTGCAGAACCTGTGGAGATGGAGTCATGA
- the LOC101786330 gene encoding nuclear pore complex protein NUP133 isoform X1 → MFSPAIRKPHLLHRRDREEASPSPPPAAPTHSPSPRGFAIPDRPATGTPAPWTSSSLLARISASKRTEKAGDSDQIQPVHVAEFPQVVRNAQAGLLQKNFSGKNMFAGGIDKETSLAWMICGNELFIWNYSASVAKDCLVLDVPSSLIGYKDVKPLPGIQWTVCIMRWHSSGASTRNSGEILYRKSSTGVILCNKRTQAVAYWPDIYAEFNRSLVLSSPFDELSASDGASDRFRFNSIIAAAVPGGTHECIAIASEPTGALWLFKCSPEGIRQEKVLRDTLGDGGADHSQKSNGGRSLAWLPSNVSSEGSDRKFFLLTNNEVQCWSVSLLHDINIKKLGSQEIVGTDGDASIKKDIAGQKNIWLLDMQIDEHGKEFSILVATFCKDRVSGSNYTQYSLLTMLYKPNQKFSSEDNVVKVERFLEKKAPSQVIIPKARVEDEEFLFSMRLRTGGKPSGSVIILSGDGTATVAIYWRGSTRLYQFDLPWDSGKVLDASVIPSPEDGDEGAWVVLTEKAGVWAIPEKAVLVGGVEPPERSLSRKGSCNEAVAEEKRRTQVFSASVAPRRVSSEAWSAGERQRPPLTGIAQQAVVDEESEMLLSRLFHDFIISGAVNEALQKLRDAGAFDKEGEMNIFVRMSKSIVNTLAKHWTTTREAEFLASTIVSSLVEKQQKHEKFLQFLVLSKCHEELTSKQRAAMLTIMEHGEKLSGMIQLRELHNALIQQRSSTHLSPQLKTQATGALWNLIQLVGEKARRNTVLLMDRDNAEVFYSRVSDIEDLFYCLSHQLQYIISREEHPSVQMQRALELANACSTLVHAALHYRKEHKEWYPSPEGLITWNSHLVVRSGIWSLASFVMELLGEFGAADMTMKSNLWSQLEGLTDILLEAYIGLLTAKFERGDEHGVLVQEYCERRDELLRSLYNLAKQIVEAKYQQESRDGKDNLDLKESIFREVISPILATAKRHEGYQTLWQICSDLNDSVLLRSLMHDSVGPHGGFSFFVFKELVNSRQYSKLLRLGEEFQEELASFLKDRNDLLWLHEICLNQFSSASETLHTYALRGSPDEDASVTTSRKPLSFAERRRLLYLSKIAATAGKDIDYEAKVARIEADMWILKLQEEIVQHDPEYAQVKYTTTLLDPSELIEMCLKRDQELSLKAFEVFASTSSSFRSSNRGLLEACWTNATNQDDWLKLSQASTSEGWSDEVIQESLQGTVLFKASRLCYSPDSVVYDGTFEDVLPVKKEDVHLRGLESKCLSVEEVLMQHKDFPDAGKLMMTAVIMGKEVSYTAAEPVEMES, encoded by the exons ATGTTCTCGCCGGCGATCAGGAAGCCACACCTCCTCCACCGCAGGGACAGGGAGGAGGCGTCCCCTTCACCTCCACCTGCTGCTCCTACCCACTCCCCGTCGCCTCGCGGATTCGCCATCCCCGACCGCCCCGCTACCGGAACCCCGGCCCCTTGgacctcctcctctctcctcgcTAG AATTTCGGCATCGAAACGAACTGAAAAGGCGGGTGATTCGGACCAGATCCAACCGGTGCACGTAGCAGAGTTTCCCCAAGTCGTTCGGAATGCCCAAGCCGGCCTTCTACAGAAGAATTTCTCTG GCAAGAACATGTTTGCTGGTGGCATTGATAAAGAAACATCCCTTGCGTGGATGATATGTGGAAATGAGCTTTTTATCTGGAACTACTCGGCTTCTGTTGCTAAAGACTGTCTTGTCCTTGACGTTCCATCTTCTCTGATTGGATACAAAGACGTGAAACCCCTCCCCGGTATTCAGTGGACAGTTTGTATAATGAGATGGCATAGTAGCGGTGCATCAACAAGAAACAGTGGAGAGATATTGTATAGAAAAAGTTCTACTGGTGTTATCCTCTGCAACAAAAGAACACAAGCTGTTGCTTATTGGCCTGACATCTATGCTGAATTTAATAGGAGTCTTGTCCTTAGTTCACCGTTTGATGAGCTGTCTGCAAGTGATGGTGCATCTGATCGTTTCAGGTTTAATTCGATTATTGCAGCTGCAGTTCCAGGAGGCACTCACGAGTGTATTGCAATAGCTTCTGAGCCTACAGGTGCTTTGTGGTTGTTCAAGTGTTCACCAGAAGGAATTCGTCAAGAAAAAGTCCTCAGAGATACATTAGGAGATGGTGGTGCGGATCATTCTCAGAAAAGTAATGGTGGAAGGTCATTGGCTTGGCTGCCAAGTAATGTATCATCGGAGGGTTCTGATCGGAAGTTCTTTTTGTTGACAAACAATGAGGTGCAATGTTGGAGTGTCTCACTCTTGCATGACATCAATATAAAAAAATTAGGGTCTCAGGAAATTGTTGGTACTGATGGCGATGCGAGCATAAAGAAAGATATAGCTGGGCAAAAAAATATATGGCTTTTGGACATGCAGATAGATGAGCATGGGAAGGAATTTAGCATTCTTGTTGCTACATTTTGCAAAGATAGGGTTAGTGGGTCGAACTACACTCAGTATTCTCTTCTGACGATGCTGTACAAACCTAACCAGAAGTTTTCATCTGAAGATAATGTAGTTAAAGTTGAAAGGTTTTTGGAGAAAAAAGCTCCCTCTCAGGTGATTATTCCTAAGGCTagagtagaggatgaagaattCTTGTTCTCGATGAGGCTAAGAACTGGTGGTAAGCCTTCTGGTTCTGTAATCATCCTGTCAGGTGATGGAACAGCAACAGTGGCCATATATTGGAGAGGTTCGACCCGACTTTATCAGTTTGATTTGCCTTGGGATTCTGGAAAGGTCCTGGATGCTTCCGTTATCCCATCACCTGAGGATGGAGATGAAGGTGCTTGGGTTGTCCTGACAGAAAAGGCAGGAGTCTGGGCGATTCCTGAAAAAGCTGTATTAGTTGGTGGAGTTGAACCACCAGAGCGCAGCTTGTCACGAAAAGGTAGTTGTAATGAAGCAGTTGCTGAGGAGAAAAGAAGAACTCAAGTCTTCAGTGCCAGTGTTGCTCCCAGGAGAGTTAGCTCTGAGGCTTGGAGTGCTGGAGAGAGGCAAAGGCCTCCTTTAACTGGAATAGCTCAGCAGGCTGTGGTTGATGAAGAGTCAGAAATGCTACTGAGTCGGTTATTTCATGATTTTATAATCTCTGGTGCAGTTAATGAGGCACTTCAAAAGCTTAGAGATGCAGGAGCGTTTGACAAAGAGGGTGAGATGAATATATTTGTTAGGATGAGCAAATCAATTGTAAACACATTAGCTAAACACTGGACAACAACCAGAGAAGCTGAATTTCTTGCCTCAACAATTGTTTCATCCCTTGTTGAGAAGCAGCAAAAACATGAGAAATTCCTCCAGTTTCTTGTCTTGTCAAAGTGCCATGAAGAACTCACTTCAAAGCAAA GAGCTGCAATGCTAACTATCATGGAGCATGGTGAAAAGCTTTCTGGAATGATTCAGCTTAGGGAATTACATAACGCTCTCATCCAGCAGCGCTCAAGTACTCATTTATCACCTCAGTTAAAAACCCAAGCCACTGGTGCCCTTTGGAACCTTATTCAGTTGGTTGGTGAGAAAGCTCGAAGAAACACAGTTCTCTTAATGGATCGCGATAATGCAGAAGTGTTCTATAGTAGAGTTTCTGATATAGAGGATCTATTTTATTGCTTATCTCATCAGCTTCAATACATCATTAGTAGAGAAGAACACCCTTCTGTTCAGATGCAACGTGCACTTGAGTTAGCAAATGCTTGCAGCACCTTAGTTCATGCTGCATTGCACTACAGGAAGGAGCACAAGGAGTGGTATCCTTCTCCTGAAGGACTGATAACATGGAACAGCCACCTTGTTGTACGGTCTGGAATATGGAGTTTAGCATCATTTGTTATGGAGCTTTTGGGAGAATTTGGAGCTGCAGACATGACAATGAAGTCTAATCTATGGTCTCAGCTGGAGGGACTCACAGATATTCTACTGGAGGCATATATAGGTCTTTTAACTGCCAAATTTGAACGTGGTGATGAACATGGTGTGCTAGTCCAAGAATATTGTGAAAGGAGAGATGAACTTCTCAGGTCACTCTACAACCTTGCTAAACAAATAGTGGAGGCAAAATACCAG CAGGAGTCAAGAGATGGTAAAGACAATTTGGATCTGAAAGAATCTATATTTAGAGAGGTTATTTCTCCAATTTTGGCAACTGCCAAACGGCATGAAGGATACCAAACACTGTGGCAGATTTGCTCTGACCTCAATGATTCAGTTCTCCTCCGTAGTCTAATG CATGATAGTGTAGGGCCGCATGGGGGATTCAGTTTCTTTGTATTTAAAGAGCTAGTCAACAGCAGACAATACTCTAAGCTGTTAAGGCTGGGTGAAGAATTCCAGGAAGAGCTAGCTAGTTTTCTGAAAGACCGGAATGATCTTCTGTGGCTTCATGAGATATGCTTAAACCAGTTCTCATCTGCTTCTGAGACTCTTCATACCTATGCTTTGCGTGGCAGTCCTGATGAAGATGCTAGTGTCACAACCAGCAGAAAGCCACTGTCCTTTGCTGAAAGAAGACGTCTTCTTTATCTCTCTAAAATTGCTGCAACAGCAG GTAAGGATATTGACTATGAAGCGAAGGTTGCACGGATAGAAGCAGACATGTGGATTCTAAAATTGCAG GAAGAAATTGTTCAGCATGATCCAGAATATGCACAAGTCAAATATACAACCACATTGCTTGATCCATCAGAACTGATTGAGATGTGCCTGAAGAGAGACCAAGAGCTCTCCCTTAAAGCCTTTGAAGTATTTGCTTCGACAAGCTCATCGTTCCGAAGCTCCAACAGAGGCCTTCTTGAGGCATGCTGGACGAATGCAACCAACCAGGATGATTGGCTGAAGCTTTCGCAGGCATCCACTTCAGAAGGTTGGAGCGACGAAGTCATCCAAGAATCTCTTCAAGGAACTGTCCTTTTCAAAGCTTCCAGGTTGTGTTATAGCCCTGATTCGGTGGTGTATGATGGCACTTTTGAGGATGTGCTGCCTGTGAAGAAAGAGGATGTACATCTGAGAGGTTTGGAGAGCAAATGCTTGTCAGTGGAGGAAGTGCTGATGCAGCACAAGGATTTTCCAGATGCTGGTAAATTGATGATGACTGCAGTGATTATGGGCAAGGAGGTATCTTACACAGCTGCAGAACCTGTGGAGATGGAGTCATGA